A window of Haloarcula taiwanensis genomic DNA:
GAAAGGCGACCGGCACAGCGGGGCCAGTGAACACGAAAGGAGAGATCTGTCCGAAGGGTGGAGCCGCGTACGACGTGGTCGAACACGGGGACCGACTGACCGAGCCACTCGTCCGTGAGAACGGGCAGTTCGCCACTGCGCCCTGGGAAACCGCCATGGCTCGCGTGGCCGACCGGCTCAATGACATCGTCGACCAGCACGGGCCGGACGCCGTCGAGTTCTTCGCGTCCTCGAACTGCACGAACGAGGAAAACTACGTCTTTCAGAAGATTGCGCGGATGCTCGGCACCAACAACGTCGACAACTGCGCTCGCCTCTGTCATTCGTCGACGGTCGCCGCGATGAGCGAGCGGTTCGGTGCCGGAGCGATGACGAACACGCTCGATGACCTCGCGGAAACCGACTGTCTGCTCGTCACCGGCGCGAATCCGGCCGAACAGCACCCCGTCATTTTCCGGTCGTATTTCCTGCCGGCGATTCGGAACGGGGCCACGCTCATCCATATCGACCCGCGCGAGACGGACACGACCGATGCCGCCGACATCCACCTCGATGTTCGCCCCGGATACGATATCGAACTCCTCAATTCGATGGCGAAAGTCTTTCTCGACGAGGACCTCGTCGACGAGTCCTTTGTCGAGGAACGTACAACCGGCTATTCAGACTTGACGGCACATCTCGACAACGTCGACGTCGGATCGGGTGCCGACGTAGCCGGCGTCGACCCGGAAACCGTTCGGGAGGCAGCCCGAGCATACGCCGAGGCCGATACAGCGGCAATCGTCACCGGGATGGGAATGAGCCAGCACACGTGCGGGACCGACAACGTCCACGCGCTGTTGAACCTCGCGCTGTTGACCGGCAACGTCGGTCGCCCGGGCACGGGTGTGAACCCCCTCCGTGGCCAGAACAACGTCCAGGGGGCCGGCGACGTTGGCGCGCTTCCCAGCGTGCTCCCCGGCTACGAACCCGTTACGGACCCGGATGCTCGACAGCGTGTCGCCGACGAGTGGGGTGTCGAGCCGCCGAGCGAACCCGGCCTGACGGAGACGACTGCGACACATCAGTTCGGCGACGCGGTCAAGGCTGCGGTGGTGTTCGGCGAGAACCCGGCCGTCACGGAACCGAACGCCAGTTCTGTCAGGGCCGGCTTTGACGACCTCGATTTCTGCGTCGTCATCGACCTTTTCGAGACAGCGACCGTCGACCACGCCGATGTCGTGCTGCCGGGAAGCAGCTGGGCGGAGAAAGCGGGGACCGTGACCAACACGGACCGGCGGGTGATGCGGATGCGGCCGAACGCCGATCTGCCCGGAAACGCCCGTCGGGACCTCGATATCCTCACAGACCTCGGTCATCGGTTGGTCGACCAGCCAGACGCGTTCGACTACGACGGGCCTGAAGCGGTGTTCGAGGAGCTAACGCGGGTCACTCCGCTGTACGCCGGTATGAGTTACGACGGCATCGGTGAGGGCTACCAGCGCTGGCCGTTCCCGGCAGAGGCCGATTCCGGAACCGACGTGCTCCACACGGAGACGTTCGCCTCGGGCGAACAAACGGCGCCGCTACGCCCAGTCTCGCCGACACCGCCAGCCGATGCCGTCTCCGGGGACCAGCTCGTGCTCACGACGGGACGCGCGCTCCAGCACTTCAACAGCGGCGCGCTCACTCGCCGGTCGGAGACGCTCATGCGAATGCGCGGAGAGGACGTGCTCGAAATCCATCCAGACGACGCTGCCGCTCGCGGTATCGAGGACGGCGATGCTGTCGTCGTGGAGAACGGCCGGGGCAGCGTGACAGTGTCGGCGGCTGTGACGGCGGCCATTCGGCCCGGTGTCGTATTCTGCACGTTCCACTATCTGGACCCGCTCGCAAACGCCCTAACCGGTGACTCGCTCGACCCGGTCGCCGAGATTCCCGAGTACAAGCATTCGGCGGTGACGGTACGGAAGGCAGGGTAGCAGAGCCGGCGGGGGACTGGGCGTACAGGCGGCCGATTCGAACGGCGTGCGAGGCCTGGGCGACGCGCTCCAGTCACCAATAAAACAGTTTCTACGGTTCTCACTGCAGTGGATTAGTCGCAATAGTAATTCCTGTCGGACGCGTAGATGAATGTATGTTGGATAGTCGAAAAAGTCGTAAGCTCAGTGCAGCAGTCGTCCTCTTCCAGGGGGTCGTGACTGCGCTCTTCCCGCAGATAAGTGTCAAGTTCATCAAATCCATGATCGGAAAGAACTTCGACAATGCGTCGGAGTTGCAGGTGAAGCCAGCGTATCGCCGGCAGTTGCGCGCAGTCGGCGTTGGTATGGTTGCCGCAGCCGGTACGGATCTCCTGTTGCAGAGCGCTGGAGAGACAGACGACGACCTGCCCGCGGCTGACGGGGACGGCGAATAGCGAAGGCAACAACATCGCCGGAACTCCAGTCTCCCAACTCCTTCATCAGCGAGAGTGGCGCGGACCGGTGGGGTTGAAGTTCATCACGCGGGCACCTTTCTCGAACACACTGAAGCCGGCTCAGTCGTCGCTGTCGACTGTCGCCTCGGTGCCGGCGGTACGGACCTGTGTGGCTTCACTCTCCACGTTAACGCCTTCCCAGTCGTGGTCCGTGTGGTACCCCTCGCGTTCTTTCGCGCTCTGGGCGACACGGATGAACTCCGCCTTATCACGGGCCGTAGCGATGGTCTGTCCGCCACAGTAGGAGAGTCCGGAGCGAATGCCGGCACAGAATTCCTCAGCCACAGCAGCGACCGAGCCTTTGTACGGAGTCAGTGCTTCGACTCCCTCGTCAGCGCTGACGTTGTTCTGTTTGTCGTCACGGTCTTCGGCCGCGGCGGTGGTCGCCATCCCCCGCGACCGCTTGTACTGCGTCCCGTCGACTTCGACGATCGCACCGGGAGCCTCCTCCGTGCCGGCAAAGAGGCTGCCGAGCATCACGGTATCGGCACCGGCCATGAGGGCTTTCACCGCATCACCAGACGTGCGAATCCCGCCATCCGCACAGAGGGTGATGTCAAGATCCGCAGCGGCTGTGGCGCAGTCATCGACAGCGGTCAGCTGTGGGACGCCGGCACCCGCGACCTTCCGGGTGGTACAGTGTGACCCCGGTCCGATGCCGACTTTGACACAGTCGGCTCCGGCGGCGGCAAGGTCTTCAACACCTGCGGGCGTCGCAACGTTGCCGGCGATGAGGTCAGTGTCGGGAAACTCGTCAGCGAGCGTCTCGACGGCATCAAGCGCCCGCTCAAGATGACCATGGGCTACGTCGACGACGAGCGCATCAACGCCGGCCGCAATGACGGCCGCGCTCCGCGCCACGTAATCCTCATTTATACCGACGGCAGCACCGACCCGTTCGTCCGCGGTCTTCACTTGCGTGACCTGTTCGGCCTGTTCGTCCGGCGTCAAGAAGCGATGCAACACCCCAAACCCGCCTGAACGCGAAAGCTCGATTGCCAGTGCTGCCTCTGTGACAGTGTCCATCGCGGCCGAGACGAGCGGCGTGTCTAGTTCAACGGTTGGAGTAAGGGGCGTCGAGAGGTCGATGTCGCTCCGACTGTCGACCGGTGATCGTTTCGGGACGAGAAGAACGTCGCCATAACTCAATCCAGTACGTAACTCGTTCATGCCCCGCTGCTAGTGTACCGCCTAGAACAAAAGTAGGTCGGATTGGAGAGTTCCCCCGGAAACGTGAGTGGCCGAAACAGAGGTTGCGCTCCAGCAAGGAAGCGGATGACGGGTGGCGGTGGGCACCGTGTGTGCCACCCACTGCAGTCAGAGGCACGACCGGGTTCTGAATCCGAGGCATGGGGTGAAACGCGTGGGCTCAAAGTATGAAGAAGCCCAGAGCGGGAGCCAGAACCCGTGTTTACGTAAGCCGCCGTTGGTCATATCTTTTGTGGTAAGCCTTAACACAGTGGCAGGTCTGCACAATCCAGTCAGCACCGGAACGCGCAGCTCTGCCGATCACACGAACGAATGGTACGTTGCTGTGGGGTGGGAGAGGTGGGTGCAACGCACCATCGGAAGTCGTCGAAACTGACGATGGGGTCCGGCCCGGGCAATCGTGTGGGAAAAGCCAGCGCGATTGGACAGGCTCAGAACCCATCTAGCTCCGCTACCAGTATATATAAAATGCTTGCGGGATCCGTTCGCTGTCTGTTGGTTTGACCGCAAGTCGCACAGTTCTCACGGGCGTTACTCCCGTCCGGTCGCGTCAGCAATACACCCGAATGCTACCAGCGACGGAATGGTGGGCAGCCGGGGGGAGTGTGCACCGCACCATTCACGGTCGTCATCCACGACGACGGGTTCTGGACCCGGGCCGTTTGCTGAGGGTGCCCGGATTCAGTGGGGGAGAGGTGGCGCGGGAACCAGAACCCTATTAGAGATAATAGGGTTACTTGGGAATAACGACTGTGACGTTTTAGTTCATTTTATTGGCTCTGTGGTTACTGAGCGTCCGCAATCGCAGCATGGGCAGTCGCGATGAGCGCGCACCCGCTTGTCAGCCGGGATTATTCCACGGCTTCGAGGCCCGTAATCTCGAATCGTGTCCCACCCATCGAACTCTCAGTTGCGTGAATCTCCCAGCCATGAGCGTCAACGACTCGTTTGACGATGTTGAGACCCAGACCAGTCCCCGATTCGGAAGTCGAGTAGCCGGCCTCGAACACTTTTTCCCGGTCCTCGTCGGGGATGCCTGGACCGTCGTCTTCGATGTAGAATCCGTTGGCGTCTCCGAAAATCTCGCCGACTACCACAGTAACGTCTAGACCTGCGTGATCAATCGTGTTCCGGAACAGGTTTTCGAGCAGGTGCCGGAGTTGGTCGGGGTCAGCTTTTATCACTGGCTGTGCATCGGCCCCACAATCACAGTACAGCTCGGCCTCGTCTGCAGGGTCAGAGACAAGCTTCCACGCAGCCGCAGCGACTGCGTCGATTGCGACAGGTTCCAGCGACCCGATCTCTTGTTGCTCCCGCGCGAGCCAGAGGAGGTCCTCGACAATGCGTTCCATCCGATCAGTCGCGGTCTCGATCACATCGAGATGATCGCTCGACTGTTCGGCTTGAACGAGTCCAAGCCGACCCTGTATGACGTTGAGCGGGTTCCGCAGGTCGTGGCTGACAGTTGCGGCAAACTGCTCCAGCTGTTCTTTTTGATCCTGCAGTTCCCGTTCACGCCTCGTACGTTCGGCTATGTTTCGACCGGTGCCGACAAGCCCTATCATGGTACCGTCGGCGTCAGTTAGTCGGTCAGCAGTGAACTCGTAGGGAACGCGGTTCCCCTCTGCGGTACGGAAATCCGCTTCGATGGTCGAGTGCCCCGTTGTGAGCGCCTCCTCAATCGCCTTAGAGACTGCCTCCCGTTCCTCTTCCGGAAAAAGACTGCGTACGTCAAGATCCGTCATCTCTTCGTCGGTGCACCCGGCCAGCTTTTCGAAGTGTTCGTTACAGCGCTGGACGTTGCCTTCGGAATCAAGCACGTAGAATATATCGGCAAGTGAATCGAGCGCCTGATCGATAAAAGTCCGTTCTGTCCGGAGTTCGTTTCGGATCTTTAGCGAGTGTATGGCGTGCGAGATGCTGTTCCCGAGTTCGGTGAGTAGCTCCTGTTCGTCCTCTGCGAAAGCGAACGGACGGGACGAATAGACGCACAGAAGGCCATAAAGCGTGTCATTGTATTCTAGCGGAACCGCAGCACTGCTCCGATAGTCGCGGTCGAGTGCTTCCTCTCGCCAGACCTCGAACGCCGGGTCAGCCTGAATGTTCTGCGACGTAGCAATGCGTCGGTGCTGGACGGCCCTGCCCGCGGGGCCCTGTCCGGTCGGAGAGTCGTCCGCCGTGACAACAATCGTATCGAGATACTCGTCTTCGACGCCGGCCCAGGCCTGTGGCTCGATTCGGTCTGTCTCAGGATTGGGCTCGCCGATCCAAGCAAAACGGTAGGGTTCAGAGTCGCTAATAATCTCACAGACACGCGTTTTGATCTCCGAGAGCGAACTCGCCCGGATGAGAGCCTGGTCGATACTGCTTACGAGAGCGCGAACCCGTTCAAGTTCAGCAGCGCGCTGATTGGTGCGGTACTGGTCGACGGCGTTTTCGATACGATTTGCGAGGAGTTCGTATCGTTCCGTGCCGTGCCCTTTCCGCAGATAGTCGGTTGCACCGGCGGCAATAGCATCGCTGGCGACCGCTTCGCTCCCCTCTCCGGTAAAAAGAATAAACGGGAGATCAGGGTACTCCGTACGGACAGTTTCGAGGAGTTCGATGCCATCTGTCTCGGGCATCCGGTAATCGCTGACAATACAGTCAATAGACCGCGTCGCGAGTCTGTCGAGCCCTTCAGCAGCACTCGTCGCAGGGACGACAGTGAGTTTATCTGATTGCTGTGTGAGTATTTCTGATGCCACATCTAAAAAGTCCGGTTCATCATCGATATGAAGCACAGCGATACTCGACATCTCTGACACGATACCGACTGTACCGAACTTCGGAGGATAAAGTTGCTGACCCGAGTATCAGAACCTATACTCTAATCTTGGACGTGGTATGTGTCAATAGCGGAAATTTTCAGCACCGAATCACCTGACACCCGTGATTTCTGATTTCGGCGGGTCGCAATAGTATCACAGATAAAAACCGGGCCACTCGACTGATAAAAGCCCACTACGTAGTAGTTCCAATGGCCTACACAGGTGACAGGACTCCCGATTCAATTCAGGTTCTGTATGTAAACAACGATGGTGAGTTTGCTGAGCTAACACAGACGAAACTCGCACATCTCTCATCGGATTTTGACATGACAGCTGTCGGGACTGTGGAGGCTGCTCTCGACTCGCTCGAAACATCGACTATCGATTGTGTGGTCACCTCGTATTCACTGCCGGACGGGACGGGAATCGACCTCCTGAATCGGCTCCAGGCTGGCGAGTACGAACTACCGACGATTCTATTTACCGGCCGCGGGAGCGAGCGAATTGCGAGCGAAGCGACACAGGCGGGTGTTTCCGACTACATTCCGATCCGCGCGGGCCAGAACAGTTTCGAGGTGCTCGCGGGCCGCATCCAGACGCTCACCGATGCCGCTCGCAAACAGGCGGCCGCCGAGCGGCTATCCGACCGCTTCCAACGAACCTTAGAGCGGGCGACTGACGGGATTTATGCCGTCGACAGCCAATGGCGAATCGAATACGTAAACGAGAAGATGGCTAACCGGGTCGGCCGCGACCCCAAGGCTATCGTCGGTACGGTCATCTGGGAAGAGTTCCCCTCGGTAGTTGGGACGGAACTCGAAGACAAATACCGAACGGCAATGGAAACCGGTGACCCGGTGTCGTTCGAACAGTACCTTGGCGAACCCTTTGAGTACTGGGTCGAAGTGCGGGTATTCCCGGACGATGACGGGCTCACCGTCTTTTCACATGAAACGACGGCCGAGCGGGAGCGCGAACTGGAACTGGAGCGCAGTGAAGCGATCCTCGAAACCATCCACGACGCCGTGTTCGTCCTGAACGATGAGGGGACGATCGAATTCGCGAACGCGGCGTCGAAACGGCTGATTGCCGGGGAACGGGCAACGCAGGTCGCGGGGCAGCAGTTAGAGACAGTCGTGGGTGACCGCGTTTCCACGTCTGATGCGGAGCAGTTTACATCTGCGGTCCGCTCGACGCTCAATGACATAGAGGGCGACGGTGGCGTCACGGGGTTGTACGACGCGGACTTACAGCTTGATATCACGACCGGTGGCAATAAACGCACACTTGATGTCCGAGTGACACCGTTCCAGAGCAACAAGAGCAGTCAAGCGCTTGTCGTTGCTCGGGACATCACGGAACAGAGCGAAGCCAAGCGACAGTTGGAGCGAGAGCGCGACGCGCTCCGGGAACTCCAGAATATCATGGCAAGCAGCGATGTCTCGGCCGAAACACGCCTTCACGAACTTCTCGAACTGGGGTGTCAAACGCTCGGTCTCGACATCGGCATCGTCTCACACATTCAGGGGGATGAGTACACGGTCACGGCAGTGCACGCGCCGACTGCCGAAATCGAATCCGGGGATCAGTTCGATATCGGATCGACGTACTGCGAAGAAGTCGTGGGCACAGATTCCCTCTGTTCGTTTACCGATGCGGTGGCCGACGGGAGAGAAACCCACCCAGCATATCGTGAGTTCGAGTTAGAATCGTACATCGGCGTCCCATTGGTCGTTGACGGGAGTCGGTACGGGACAGTCAATTTTTCGAGTCCCACAACGCGGGTCGCTCCCTTTGGAGCGCTCGAGCGGACGTTCGTGAAGCTACTCTCAGAGCTCGTGAGCGCCGAAATATCGCGTAGACAAGACCGGGCGGAGCTCCAGCGACAGGAGTTCCTGTTCGAACGAGTGCAAGCCATCGCTGATATCGGTGTCTGGGAGTACTACCCGTCTACAGGCGACCTCGACTGGTCCGCTGGAGTGCGTCGGATTCACGGGGTCGACGACGATTACGAACCGATTATCGACGACGCTATCGAGTTCTACCATCCTGAGGACAGGGGGACGATTACGAAGGCCGTCGAGCGGGCAATCGAGGCCCGGGAGTCGTACGATCTCGATCTCCGAATCGTTCGGACAGACGGTGAGGTACGCGATGTTCGGGCATGGGGGGAGCGCGTCGACGGTTCGCAGGACAACGAGCCCGTGCTTCGGGGGGTTTTCCAGGATATCACCGAGCGACGAGCCGAGGAGCGCGCGCACCGAGAGCTTGCAGAGGAATACGAGGCACTGCTCAACACCTCCGGTGACGCCATATTCATGCTCGATGTCGAGACAGCCGGTGACGAGCCAGCGTTCGAGTTTGCGCGACTCAGCCCCGGCTACGAGTCGCAGACGGGACTCACGACCGAGGACGTTCGAGGGCAAACACCGCGGCAGGTCTTCGGTGCCGAACGCGGTGCTGAGCTCGCAGCGAACTACACTCGCTGTGTCGAACAGCGTGCGCCAATCTCGTATCGTGAGGAGCTGAACATCGCTGACGACGCACGGTTCTGGGACACGAGCCTCGCGCCGGTTATTGTGGGTGACGAGATCGTCCGGATCGTCGGCATCGCCCGCAACGTGACTGAGCAGGTCGAGCGGGAACGCAAACTCGAAGCGACGAACCAGCGACTGGAGTCACTCATCGAGGCGACGCCGCTCACTGTCATGGAAATCGACACGGACGGGACGGTCATCCGCTGGAATGATGGAGCCGAGAATATGTTCGGCTGGTCGAGCGAAGAGGTGCTTGGCGAATTCAATCCGATGGTCCCAGACGAGCACCAGGCTGAGTTCGCCTCTCACCGGGAGCGCGTATTGAGCGGCGAGCCGATTCGGGGCAAGGAGGTACGACGGAAGACGAAAGCCGGTGAGGAACTAGATCTGCTCCTGTCGGCTGTCCCAATCACTGCTCCTGACGGAGAGATAGTGAGCATACTGGCCGTGTTAGAGGACATCACTGAGCAGAAACAGTTAGAGGCGAAACTCCGGTCGCTGCAGGAAACAGCACAGCGGCTCAGTGGCGCACGGTCGAATGACGAGATCGGAGACATCGCGATCGAGGCTGCCGTCGAGATTCTCGGGTTCGAACTCACCGGTATCTGGGAGTACGCCGACCGGACCGACGAGCTTGTTCCGCTGTCGGCGAGTGCAGCCACGAGGGATCGGTTCGGTGAGCTGCCACGTGTGCAGTCCGATTCGGCGTTTGTCTGGGAGGCGTTCCAGGCCTCAGAAGTGCGTCGATACGATGACATCCAGTCCGTGACATCGTTCGGCGAAACCGGCACGGCTCTCAGAAGCGGTCTGTTCGTTCCGCTGGGCGAGTTTGGGCTTATCGGCGTCGGAACGACACAGGAACAGACGTTCTCTGATACAGACGTGGATCTGTTCCAGATACTGGGTGCGACTGTCGAGGCGGCATTCACCCGTGCAAGCCGCGAGGCCGAACTCCAGCGGCAGAACGAACGGCTCGATGAGTTCGCCAGTGTCGTCGCCCACGACCTCCGGAATCCGCTATCCATCGCCATCGGGTTTCTCGACATCGTCGAGGAGACAGGCGACCTCAGTCACGTAGACCGGATCGAGGCGGCACATGATCGCATGGAGCGGCTGATCGACGACCTCCTGACGCTATCGCGCGGTGAGACCACAGTTACGGATGCGAAACAGATCGACCTCAAGGCTGTGACGACGGAGGCCTGGGGATACGTCGACACCGCTGAAGCGACGCTGACGGTTGCTGACACGGTCCCGACAGTGGCTGGTGACGCCGGGCGGTTGACGCAGCTATTCGAGAACCTCTTCAGAAACGCTATCGAGCACGGCGGGGACACCGTCACCGTCACTGTCGGGCAGTTAGACGGCGGCGACGGGTTCTACGTCGAAGACGACGGTGACGGGATTCCCACGGGGAAGCGTGAGGAGGTGCTAGAACACGGCGTCACGTCTACCAAAGGGGGTACTGGCTTCGGACTCTCAATCGTCGAAGACATCGCCAATGCGCACGGCTGGAGCGTCCGTGTGACAGACGGCGCTGCTGGCGGGGCGCGGTTCGAGTTCTGCTACTGAGAGAAGCACAGTAGCGACTTCTCGGCGCTGGGACGCAGGCGTGGAACCCGTTCCGGGACCGGCAGAAACAGAACTACGGCCAGAGCCCGCGCGCTTCGTGGGCCTCAGCAATGCGCGAAAGGGCGACGATGTATGCCGCATCACGCCACGTGATGTCGCGCTTTTCGAACTCCGTCCGAACGGCGTCCCAGGCCGCTCGCATCTCTTCGTCGAGTTCATCGTTTACGCGCTCAAGCGACCATGACCGACGGTTGATGTCCTGTAGCCACTCGAAGTAGCTCACCGTGACGCCGCCGGCGTTCGCCAGAATATCCGGAATCACGACGACATCGCGGTCAGCGAGAATTGAGTCAGCAGTGGACGTAGTCGGCCCGTTCGCCCCCTCAACGACGAAATCCGCGGCGATGTCGTCCGCGTTCGCCTCGGTGATGACGTTGCCGAGTGCTGCCGGAATGAGAACGTCGACGTCCAGCGTCAGCAGTTCGTCGTTCGAAATCACGGTGTCGGCGTACTCGGTGACCGCTTCCGGTTCCTCGTCGTGTGACGGGACTGTCGCGGTATCGATTCCGCCGGGGTCGTACATCGCCCCGTTCACGTCGCTGATCGCGACGACAGTCGCACCCTGTTCGTCGAGTAACCGTGCTGCGTTCGCACCGACGCTGCCGTAACCCTGTACCGCAACAGTGGTGTCCGACAGTGGCTGGTCGTAGTACTCACAGACCTGCTGTGTGATAATCGCGACGCTCCGGCCGGGCGCGTCTTCACGCCCCTTGCTCCCACCGACGATAGGCGGCTTGCCGGTGACGACGCCCGGTATCGTCTCGCCCTCTTGCATGGAGTAAGCGTCCATTAGCCAGGCCATCGTCTGTGGGTCCGTTCCCATGTCCGGGGCTGGTATGTCTCGGTTCGGACCGATGACCTCGCGGAGTTCCTGTGCGAACCGGCGGGTGAGCCGTTCTTTCTCGTCTCGGCTCAGCGTTTTCGGATTGACCGCGATACCGCCTTTCGCGCCGCCGAAGGGGAGGTCCATCACCGCGCACTTCCAGGTCATCCAGATCCCGAGTCCGACGCACTCATCCCTCGTCACGTCGGGATGATACCGGAGGCCACCTTTGTACGGCCCTCTGACGCTATCGTGCTGTGCTCGAAACCCGGTGAACACTTCCACCGTGCCATCGTCCCGCTCGATGGGGACGGTGACCTCGTGGACGTTTTTCGGGTGGTTCAGCCGTTCGACGATGTTCGGGTCGATATCGAGGTGGTCCGCGGCTCTGTGGAGCTGCAGCCGGGCTGTTTCGAGCGCCGTTTCCGACCCTGACGACGACTCACCCGACGGAGAGGCGGAGGTCAGTTCCGGTCCCATCGTTATTCCAGCGGTGTCAGTCGGTTGCGCATTTCGCCGCCGCAGTCCCGACAGTTCTCCGGTTGGCTCTCTGCAGTGATGACTGTGCCACACGCAAAGCACTCGTACGGTGTCTTCTCGTCGTGGTCTTGCTCTACATCTCTCATGTGTATTCACGAGTGACGGTGTCCGACCGCCAGCACTCGACTAAGGAATAGAAGGACATCAAAGGAATATTCAGAGGTTAAACAAAGAAGTAGGGTGAGATTGGCTTATTTATTATTGAACCCCCTTCACGACTCAAGACCCGAGACGCTCCGCTCTTCGAACAGTGTGGTGAACAGTTTCCGCTGGGCAGTCCGGACATGCTGGTAGAACGCCGGTGGGGAGATTTCGAGCATCGTCGCGATGTCTTCGCCGGACTTCGTGCGCGGTGACTCGAAGTAGCCGCTGTAGTAGGCGGTCTGGATCACTTCGAGTTGCCGCTCCGTGAGGTCCGTGAGGAACTCCGAACCCCGGTCCTGCTCGACACCCCGTTCGAGCGTCTCCTTGCGCTTGAGTTCAACGCCAGAGAAGGTACTATCGACCAGTTGCGCGATATTTCGAACGTCGACGCTCTGTGGCACATCAACGACGAGTGTCGTTCCCGCCGAGTCTGCGGTCGCTTCCCGGAAGATAGCGCCGTGGTCGGCGAGTTCTATGGCGAGGAACGGCTGTGACAGCTCCAGTCGCAGGACGCCGGTGTCAGTGTCATCGTCGCTTATCTCTGTCACGTCGTCAATCGTCGTCATATCGGCCGCGGCTGCCGCGACTGTTTGCACGTCAGCATCTTCGACTGTAACGAACACGCTGTTGCCGGCCGGCGCGTGTTGGATGCCACCCTCGTAGGAAAGCGTACACCCCACAGACCGGGCCAGTCGCGACAGGAGGAACCGCTCGTCATCGATGGCGAACTCGACGCGGGTCACCGAGGTCGTGAGCAGCGCGTGTTTCCGTTCGATGGCGCTGAGTGCCGAGGCAATCGTTTCGCCGAGTTCGTGCAACACAGTGCGCGTTGTCTCGTCGAACGCGTCTTTCGTGTCCGCATAGATGGTGAGAATCCCGTGCCTGAGGTCGTTGTACACGAGTGGGATACTCAACACAGAGAGGAAATCGCGCGTGAGTGCGTCCGACCGCCACGGCGCGTTTCGGAGGTCGGCGGCGACGTTGGGAATCATCGTCACGTCGCCGGTCGCAGCCGTCTGGCCTGCGGGCTCGGTCTCAGAGGGCGCGACGGTGACTTGCTGACTGTCGAGATACCCCTGTTCGGTGCCGGCCCACGCTCGCGGTTCGACGGTACTACCGCCCGGGTCGACACTCCCGATCCACGCAAACTTGAATCGGTCCGTGTCAGTCAGCCGTTCACAGACAGTGTGGTTGATCTCGTCCTGCGTTTCGGCGCTGACGATTGTCTGGTCTATCTCCCGAATCGTGTTGTTGATGTGATTCAGGGCGGTTAGTTGCTCGTTT
This region includes:
- a CDS encoding formate dehydrogenase subunit alpha — its product is MGTDQNRNPRAEQTVCPYCGVGCTIQYADNGKATGTAGPVNTKGEICPKGGAAYDVVEHGDRLTEPLVRENGQFATAPWETAMARVADRLNDIVDQHGPDAVEFFASSNCTNEENYVFQKIARMLGTNNVDNCARLCHSSTVAAMSERFGAGAMTNTLDDLAETDCLLVTGANPAEQHPVIFRSYFLPAIRNGATLIHIDPRETDTTDAADIHLDVRPGYDIELLNSMAKVFLDEDLVDESFVEERTTGYSDLTAHLDNVDVGSGADVAGVDPETVREAARAYAEADTAAIVTGMGMSQHTCGTDNVHALLNLALLTGNVGRPGTGVNPLRGQNNVQGAGDVGALPSVLPGYEPVTDPDARQRVADEWGVEPPSEPGLTETTATHQFGDAVKAAVVFGENPAVTEPNASSVRAGFDDLDFCVVIDLFETATVDHADVVLPGSSWAEKAGTVTNTDRRVMRMRPNADLPGNARRDLDILTDLGHRLVDQPDAFDYDGPEAVFEELTRVTPLYAGMSYDGIGEGYQRWPFPAEADSGTDVLHTETFASGEQTAPLRPVSPTPPADAVSGDQLVLTTGRALQHFNSGALTRRSETLMRMRGEDVLEIHPDDAAARGIEDGDAVVVENGRGSVTVSAAVTAAIRPGVVFCTFHYLDPLANALTGDSLDPVAEIPEYKHSAVTVRKAG
- a CDS encoding guanosine monophosphate reductase, coding for MNELRTGLSYGDVLLVPKRSPVDSRSDIDLSTPLTPTVELDTPLVSAAMDTVTEAALAIELSRSGGFGVLHRFLTPDEQAEQVTQVKTADERVGAAVGINEDYVARSAAVIAAGVDALVVDVAHGHLERALDAVETLADEFPDTDLIAGNVATPAGVEDLAAAGADCVKVGIGPGSHCTTRKVAGAGVPQLTAVDDCATAAADLDITLCADGGIRTSGDAVKALMAGADTVMLGSLFAGTEEAPGAIVEVDGTQYKRSRGMATTAAAEDRDDKQNNVSADEGVEALTPYKGSVAAVAEEFCAGIRSGLSYCGGQTIATARDKAEFIRVAQSAKEREGYHTDHDWEGVNVESEATQVRTAGTEATVDSDD
- a CDS encoding PAS domain S-box protein, whose product is MSSIAVLHIDDEPDFLDVASEILTQQSDKLTVVPATSAAEGLDRLATRSIDCIVSDYRMPETDGIELLETVRTEYPDLPFILFTGEGSEAVASDAIAAGATDYLRKGHGTERYELLANRIENAVDQYRTNQRAAELERVRALVSSIDQALIRASSLSEIKTRVCEIISDSEPYRFAWIGEPNPETDRIEPQAWAGVEDEYLDTIVVTADDSPTGQGPAGRAVQHRRIATSQNIQADPAFEVWREEALDRDYRSSAAVPLEYNDTLYGLLCVYSSRPFAFAEDEQELLTELGNSISHAIHSLKIRNELRTERTFIDQALDSLADIFYVLDSEGNVQRCNEHFEKLAGCTDEEMTDLDVRSLFPEEEREAVSKAIEEALTTGHSTIEADFRTAEGNRVPYEFTADRLTDADGTMIGLVGTGRNIAERTRRERELQDQKEQLEQFAATVSHDLRNPLNVIQGRLGLVQAEQSSDHLDVIETATDRMERIVEDLLWLAREQQEIGSLEPVAIDAVAAAAWKLVSDPADEAELYCDCGADAQPVIKADPDQLRHLLENLFRNTIDHAGLDVTVVVGEIFGDANGFYIEDDGPGIPDEDREKVFEAGYSTSESGTGLGLNIVKRVVDAHGWEIHATESSMGGTRFEITGLEAVE